DNA from Arthrobacter sp. SLBN-112:
CTCGGCGCCATCTTCCAGCCCGAGGAGGACAAGCTGTGGCTGGGCGGCCGCGACCGGCCCGCGACGCTGAACGGTGACCTCCTCACCGTTTTCAGTGACGACGGCGGCCAACGCAACGCCATCAGCGTCGCCGAACTTGGGGCGGCCACCTACATCCACCCCACCTGGCTGATGGACCCGATGTGCGCCATGCCCTGGCACGCCGCCGCCACCTCAGCGGCGTCCCTCCGCATGCTGGGCTCCGGGTCCTGCGACCTGGGCCGTGTTGCGGACGGGCAGCTGGGATGCTGGTTCCAGCACAGCTGCCCGGAATGGGACTGGCTGCCGGGCAAGGCTATTGTCCTTGCCGCCGGCGGTGCCGTGGACACCGTCCGCGTGAACGGCCTGGAGTGGTTCCTGGCAGGAGGTACGACGGCGGTGCAGCAGTTGCGTGCGGCGCTCCAGTCAGGCTCGGTGACATGAGGCGGTTGCCGGTGCAGGCAGAGTAATCCACAGGCTGGAAGGCGTTGTCGGTCCCACCGCCTAGACTTGTATGCACCATGGATATGTTGTTTGACCCGTACTCTGACGGACCGTTCAAGGCCGCTCCTGCCGCCGCCGCCCGCACCAGGACGGGGCCGGAGGGCGTGGCCACCACGGCCGGGCCCGGCGGAATGCCGGGCAGCCACGGCGGCCTGCAGCAAGACAACGGAGCCCGGAACAGTGGCGCCTGGAACCACGGCGGCGGGCACGACGACGGCCGGCAGCACAGCCGCCGCCCGGACGCTGCCCAGCTGCTGGAGGGACTGAACCCGCAGCAGGAAGAGGCGGTCAAGCATGCCGGGTCGGCGCTGCTGATCGTCGCCGGTGCCGGGTCCGGCAAGACCCGTGTGCTCAGCAACAGGATCGCGTACCTGATCGCCACCGGCCGCGCGCACCACGGCGAAATCCTGGCCATCACCTTCACCAACAAGGCGGCCGCGGAAATGCGGGAGCGCATCGAGGCCCTGGTGGGCGGGCGCGCCAAGATCATGTGGATCTCCACGTTCCACTCGTCCTGCGTGCGGATCCTGCGGCAGGAAGCGGCCAACGTCGGCCTGAAATCCAACTTCTCCATCTACGACTCCGCCGATTCCCTGCGGCTGGTCACACAGGTGTCAAAGGCCCTGGACCTGGACCCCAAGAAGTTTGCCCCCAAGGCCATCCAGCACAAGATCTCGGCGTTGAAGAACGAACTCATTGACGCCGATTCCTTTGCCTCGGCGGCCAATTACAACGACCCCTTTGAACACGCGGTGGCGGACGTCTACAAGGGCTACACCCAGCGTCTCCGGCAGGCCAACGCCATGGACTTCGACGACCTCATCGCCGAGACCGTCTACATGTTCCGCGCCTTCCCCGCGCTCGCCGAGTCCTATCGCCGCCGGTTCCGCCACGTGCTGGTGGACGAATACCAGGACACCAACCACGCCCAGTACGCCCTGGTGCGGGAAATCGTGGGGGAGGGCCTGGGTGCATCGGAGCTCACCGTGGTGGGTGACTCGGACCAGTCCATCTACGCCTTCCGCGGAGCGGACATCCGGAACATCGTGGAGTTCGAAAAGGACTACCCGGAAGCCCGCACCATCAAGCTGGAGCAGAACTACCGCTCCACCCAAAACATCCTGAGCGCCGCCAACTCGGTCATCTCGCGGAACCCCAACCGTCCGGAAAAACGGTTGTGGACCGCCGAGGGCGAAGGCCACAAGATCATCGGTTACGTCGGCGAAAACGAACATGACGAAGCCCAGTTCATCGCCAAGGAGATCGACCGGCTCCAGGACGAGGAAAACCTGCGCCCGGGCGATGTCGCCATCTTCTACCGGACCAACGCCCAGTCACGCTCCATCGAAGACGTCCTGGTGCGCGTGGGCCTGCCATACAAGGTGGTGGGCGGCACCCGCTTCTACGAGCGGAAGGAAATCAAGGACGCCCTGGCGTACCTGCGCGTCCTGGTGAACCCGGATGACGACGTCAACCTCCGCCGGGTGCTCAACGAGCCCAAACGCGGCATCGGCGACCGTGCTGAAGGCGCCGTCGCAGCCCTGGCCCAGCGCGAGCGGACGTCGTTCATGGAAGCCGCCCGCCGCGCCGACCAAGCGCCCGGCATGGCCACCCGGTCCGTTAACGCCGTCCTGGGCTTCGTGAAAATGCTGGACGACCTCGCCGAGGTCGCCGCCGGCTCCGGAGCTGCCGCCGCGCTGGAGGCCGTCCTGGAACAGACGGGCTACCTTGCCGCACTGCGCTCCAGCACAGACCCGCAGGACGAATCCCGCGTGGAGAACCTGGCCGAACTCGTGGCCGTGGTGCGCGAGTACGAGCAGGAGAACCCGGAGGGCAGCCTCGGCGCGTTCCTGGAACAGGTATCCCTGGTGGCCGATGCCGACCAGATCCCGGATGCTCCCGGCGCGGACATTGACGCCGCTGTGGCCGAAGCCAAACGCCTGGGTGTGGTGACCCTCATGACCCTGCACACGGCCAAGGGCCTGGAATTCCCCGTGGTCTTCCTTACTGGCATGGAGCATGGACTCTTCCCGCACCAGCGCTCCGCCACCGATCCCAAGGAACTGGCGGAGGAACGGCGCCTGGCCTATGTGGGGCTCACCCGTGCCCGCAAGCGGCTGTACGTGACCCGGTCCGAGGTGCGCAGCATGTGGGGCCAGAGCCAGTACAACCCCGCCAGCCAGTTCCTGGAGGAAATCCCGGCCGAGCTCCTGGAATGGAAACGGGAAGGAACCAGCAGGCAGGCCGGGGGCTGGGGCGGCGGGTCCATTGGGTCGGGCCGTTACAGCGGCTCCTTCTGGGGCGCCGGCACCTCCCGCGGCGCGGCAGCGGACTCCTCCGCCGGGTTCAACGCCGACGTTCCGGCGTTCATCGCCAAGAACCGGGTGCAGCCGCAGAAGGAAATCATCGCCGTCAGCGTGGGGGACAAAGTCAACCACACCAGCTTCGGCAACGGAACCGTCCTGGCGCTTGAAGGGGCGGGAGACAAGACCGTAGCCAAGGTGAAGTTCGATGTTGGGGAGAAGCGCCTGCTCCTGCGGTACGCGCCGCTGACCAAGCTGGACGCCTAAGCCGGCCGGCGGCGGGCATAATGGAGCCCATGCGACGCACTGAATGGGGGATGCTCGCCGCCCTTTTCCTCGCCATCGCCGTGACCGTTACGGGGTGCAGCGTGACCACCGAGGACCCCTCCTATATTCCACCGGCGCCGCTGCCTCCCATGGAGCAGCTGGAAAAAGCGCCCCTGGCTGAGGCAAAGGCCTTCTCCAGCGGGGGCGACGTCCTTTCCTTTATTACCGCGGACCGGACCATCGCCTGCTCACTGACGTCCGCGCGCGGGGACCACGTGAACCTGCCCTACGAACAAAACCGGTACAGCGATGCTGCCAACAACAAGCTGCCTATTGTCCCGGTGGCCCACTGCGGGCTTGCCACCTATCAGCCCCCCCAACCCGGGGACGTCAAGGATGACTGCGCCGGAACCCATCTTGGTTACCTGGGTGGCGTGGCCCTGCTGGCGCCGGACACTGCACGCTACGGGGAATGCCGCTCCGGGGTCACGCCGATGGAAGCAGCCTACGGACCGAGAGGGACGAAGGCCGGGCCGCTGACCCAACTGCCGGTGCTTGGAGACGGGCAGAACCTCGAACGGAACGGCTTGCGCTGTTCCGCCTACAACGGCGGAGTGGCATGCGGAAACGTCTCCGCCGGCGTTGCATTCTTCGTTTCCCCCGAACGTTACGAACTGGTTCCCGGCCCGGCCAAAACCAGCCCGGCGCCGCAGCCGGAGGGCTCAAAAACCCCGTAAATCCGCGGTTTTTCTACGGTCCATAGAATAGTGTGCTTACTCACATAAGAGGTAGTCTGGGACGGCCCGGTCCCTCCAAAGGACTAGAGTTCCCCATGGAGCATTACGCCGCGTGGCTCGTTTCCAGACAGGCCGCCGGTGCGTGCAATCCGCAGCCCGGTCATCGTCTTTTCGATGGTGTCCGACTGTACAGAAACTACTTCGACGTAGAAGGACACTAAACCGTGGACCTGTTTGAATACCAGGCGCGCGATATGTTCGAGGCGCACGGTGTACCCGTGCTTGCCGGCATCGTGGCGTACACCCCAGAAGAAGCAAAGGCAGCTGCCGAGAAGATCGGCGGCGTTACCGTTGTCAAGGCACAGGTCAAGGCAGGCGGCCGCGGCAAGGCCGGCGGCGTCAAGGTGGCAAAGTCCGCCGACGAGGCGTTTGAGCATGCCACCAACATCCTGGGCATGGACATCAAGGGCCACACCGTTAACAAGGTGATGATTGCCCAGGGTGCGGACATCGCGGAGGAGTACTACTTCTCCGTCCTGCTGGACCGGGCCAACCGCAACTACCTGGCCATGTGCTCGGTTGAGGGCGGCATGGAAATCGAACAGCTCGCCGTCGAACGCCCCGAAGCGCTGGCCAAGATCGCCATCGATCCCGCCGTCGGCATCGACCAGGCCAAGGCCGACGAAATCGTCGCAGCCGCCGGCTTCGCCGAGGAACTCCGCGGCAAGGTGGCAGGCGTCATCCTCAAGCTCTGGGACGTCTTCAAGAAGGAAGACGCCACCCTGGTGGAGGTCAACCCGTTGGTCAAGACCGGCAACGGTGACATCGTGGCCCTCGACGGCAAGGTCTCCCTCGACGAGAACGCCGACTTCCGCCACCCCAAGCACGCCGCCCTTGAAGACAAGGACGCCGCAGACCCCCTTGAGGCCAAGGCAAAGGCGCAGGACCTCAACTACGTCAAGCTCGACGGCGAAGTGGGCATCATCGGCAATGGCGCCGGCCTGGTCATGTCCACTCTCGACGTCGTTGCCTACGCAGGCGAGAACCACGGCAACGTCAAGCCTGCCAACTTCCTGGACATCGGCGGCGGAGCCTCGGCAGAGGTCATGGCCGCAGGCCTGGACGTCATCCTGGGCGACGAGCAGGTCAAGTCCGTTTTCGTCAACGTCTTCGGCGGCATCACCGCATGCGACGCCGTCGCCAAGGGCATCGTGGGTGCACTGGCCGAGCTCGGCCACACCGCGAACAAGCCGCTGGTAGTCCGCCTCGACGGCAACAACGTCGAGGAAGGCCGCCGCATCCTGAACGAGGCCAACCACCCGCTGGTTACCCTGGCCGCCACCATGGACGAGGGCGCCGACAAGGCCGCCGAGCTCGCCAACGCAGCGAAGTAAAGGGACGCGACAATGTCTATCTACCTCAACAAGGACTCCAAGGTCATCGTCCAGGGCATCACCGGCGGCGAAGGCACCAAGCACACCGCCCTGATGCTCAAGGCCGGCACCAACATCGTGGGCGGCGTCAACGCCCGCAAGGCCGGCACCACGGTCCTGCACGGCGATAACGAAATCAACGTCTACGGCACCGTCAAGGAAGCCATGGCTGAAACCGGCGCCGACGTCTCCATCGTGTTCGTGCCGCCGGCATTCACCAAGAACGCCGTCGTCGAAGCCATCGAGGCCGGCATCGGCCTGGTGGTGGTCATCACCGAGGGCGTTCCCGTCCAGGACTCCGCCGAATTCTGGGCCCTGGCCCAGTCCAAGCTCGACGCCGATGGCAACCAGGTCACCCGCATCATCGGACCGAACTGCCCCGGCATCATCACCCCCGGCGAGGCCCTGGTTGGCATCACCCCGGCCAACATCACCGGCAAGGGCCCCATCGGCCTGGTCTCCAAGTCAGGCACGCTGACCTACCAGATGATGTACGAACTGCGCGACCTGGGCTTCTCCACCGCCATCGGCATCGGCGGCGACCCCGTCATCGGCACCACGCACATCGACGCCCTGGCCGCGTTCGAGGCTGACCCCGAGACCAAGGCCATCGTCATGATCGGCGAAATCGGCGGTGACGCCGAAGAGCGTGCAGCCGACTTCATCAAGGCCAACGTGACCAAGCCGGTTGTCGGCTACGTCGCCGGCTTCACGGCCCCCGAAGGCAAGACCATGGGCCACGCAGGCGCCATCGTTTCCGGTTCCGCCGGTACCGCCCAGGCCAAGAAGGAAGCGCTCGAGGCCGCCGGCGTCAAGGTCGGCAAGACGCCGTCGGAGACCGCCACGCTGCTCCGCGAGGTCTACGCAGCCCTCTAGCAGTACCGCACAGCGCGGGGCCACTCCCGGCCGGTCCGCCAAGGACCGGCAAGGGGTGGCCCCGCGTTTGCTGTTTAACACACTGTGCTGTTTATCGAACGACGGCGGCCCGGCAGCGGGTGCCCAAGTGCGTCGAGTAATGTTGAGGAAGGAAAATCAGGGCGCCCATGGCGCGCAGGCAGGGGAATGACGGATGGCAGAGAAGCGACCCACCCTGGTCGACGCCGTCGTGGACAAGGTCCTCGAGCACATCCTTAGTGGCGAGATCAAGGCCGACGACGCCCTGCCGCCGGAGGCTGATATCGCCAAGGAGTCCGGTGTCAGCAGGCTGACAGCCCGCGAAGCCATGAAGGTGCTGAAGGCGCAGGACGTCGTGTACGTAAAGCGCGGCCTGGGCACCTTCGTGAACCCGCCCGAGCGCTGGACCGGACTGGACGCGATCATGCGGTCAGCCTCCAGGGGAGTGGCCTCAGACCAGGTGGCGCTTCGTTTGCTCGAAGTCCGCCGCATGGTGGAGACCGGCGCGGCGGAACTCGCCGCCTCCCGCCACCGGCCGGCTGACCTCGCCGCACTGCAGGACAGCGTGGAACAGATGGAAGCGGCACATCACGCCGGCGACGTGGACGCGCTGACCGTGGCCGACATCGCCTTCCACGACACCGTCCTGCGCGCGTCCGGCAACCCGTTCGTGCCGGCCCTGCTTGGCCAGCTGTCCACCCTGCTTTACGCGATGAGGCGCGAAACCTCAGCGTTCCCTGACGTGCAGCGTCACGCCATCCACCATCACAAGATGGTCCTGGCCGCCATTGCGGCCGGGGATCCGGCCACCGCCCGCTCCACCATGGACGCCCACATCACCCAGACCTTCGAGGACTACGAGCGCTACCTCGCCGTGTCCAGCCCCTCCGGAGCAAGTGCCCGTTAGGCCTGTCTGAGCCCCTTCCAACTGGGTATTTGCCTTCTATCGGCATGCCGTCCGGTCCCGTCGGCGCTCGTGTTTGACGCTCCCGGTCCCTGTGATTAGAATCTCATACAGACATCAGACATCTGATATCAATTCCCCCAAAAAATGCCGCCAGCCAAAGGAGCCTTTATGCGCGCGCATTCCCCTTTCGAGGGTTCCCACCCCACACTGGGAGGCCAGCGATGACTTCCCGCGCTGCTGCCCCCGCCCTCAGCGAGCTGGGCGAGACCACCCTCCGCAAGGTTCGCCGGAGGATCATGCCCCTGATCGTCCTGCTGTACTTCATTGCCTACCTTGACCGGAACAATGTCGGCTTCGCCAAGCTCGGCATGCAGGGGGACATCGGCCTCACCGAGGCCGCCTACGGCCTGGGCGCCGGC
Protein-coding regions in this window:
- a CDS encoding inositol monophosphatase family protein, translated to MTTGRHSAAVLDPSLDDYELAAALVREAGQLALLMRMAGLQSEQKTSVSDVVTAADHAAEAYVLEQLQRCRPEDGILGEEGASVQGTSGRTWVIDPVDGTYNFLHGSTYWCSAIALKDREDAVLGAIFQPEEDKLWLGGRDRPATLNGDLLTVFSDDGGQRNAISVAELGAATYIHPTWLMDPMCAMPWHAAATSAASLRMLGSGSCDLGRVADGQLGCWFQHSCPEWDWLPGKAIVLAAGGAVDTVRVNGLEWFLAGGTTAVQQLRAALQSGSVT
- the pcrA gene encoding DNA helicase PcrA, whose product is MLFDPYSDGPFKAAPAAAARTRTGPEGVATTAGPGGMPGSHGGLQQDNGARNSGAWNHGGGHDDGRQHSRRPDAAQLLEGLNPQQEEAVKHAGSALLIVAGAGSGKTRVLSNRIAYLIATGRAHHGEILAITFTNKAAAEMRERIEALVGGRAKIMWISTFHSSCVRILRQEAANVGLKSNFSIYDSADSLRLVTQVSKALDLDPKKFAPKAIQHKISALKNELIDADSFASAANYNDPFEHAVADVYKGYTQRLRQANAMDFDDLIAETVYMFRAFPALAESYRRRFRHVLVDEYQDTNHAQYALVREIVGEGLGASELTVVGDSDQSIYAFRGADIRNIVEFEKDYPEARTIKLEQNYRSTQNILSAANSVISRNPNRPEKRLWTAEGEGHKIIGYVGENEHDEAQFIAKEIDRLQDEENLRPGDVAIFYRTNAQSRSIEDVLVRVGLPYKVVGGTRFYERKEIKDALAYLRVLVNPDDDVNLRRVLNEPKRGIGDRAEGAVAALAQRERTSFMEAARRADQAPGMATRSVNAVLGFVKMLDDLAEVAAGSGAAAALEAVLEQTGYLAALRSSTDPQDESRVENLAELVAVVREYEQENPEGSLGAFLEQVSLVADADQIPDAPGADIDAAVAEAKRLGVVTLMTLHTAKGLEFPVVFLTGMEHGLFPHQRSATDPKELAEERRLAYVGLTRARKRLYVTRSEVRSMWGQSQYNPASQFLEEIPAELLEWKREGTSRQAGGWGGGSIGSGRYSGSFWGAGTSRGAAADSSAGFNADVPAFIAKNRVQPQKEIIAVSVGDKVNHTSFGNGTVLALEGAGDKTVAKVKFDVGEKRLLLRYAPLTKLDA
- the sucC gene encoding ADP-forming succinate--CoA ligase subunit beta; this encodes MDLFEYQARDMFEAHGVPVLAGIVAYTPEEAKAAAEKIGGVTVVKAQVKAGGRGKAGGVKVAKSADEAFEHATNILGMDIKGHTVNKVMIAQGADIAEEYYFSVLLDRANRNYLAMCSVEGGMEIEQLAVERPEALAKIAIDPAVGIDQAKADEIVAAAGFAEELRGKVAGVILKLWDVFKKEDATLVEVNPLVKTGNGDIVALDGKVSLDENADFRHPKHAALEDKDAADPLEAKAKAQDLNYVKLDGEVGIIGNGAGLVMSTLDVVAYAGENHGNVKPANFLDIGGGASAEVMAAGLDVILGDEQVKSVFVNVFGGITACDAVAKGIVGALAELGHTANKPLVVRLDGNNVEEGRRILNEANHPLVTLAATMDEGADKAAELANAAK
- the sucD gene encoding succinate--CoA ligase subunit alpha, which produces MSIYLNKDSKVIVQGITGGEGTKHTALMLKAGTNIVGGVNARKAGTTVLHGDNEINVYGTVKEAMAETGADVSIVFVPPAFTKNAVVEAIEAGIGLVVVITEGVPVQDSAEFWALAQSKLDADGNQVTRIIGPNCPGIITPGEALVGITPANITGKGPIGLVSKSGTLTYQMMYELRDLGFSTAIGIGGDPVIGTTHIDALAAFEADPETKAIVMIGEIGGDAEERAADFIKANVTKPVVGYVAGFTAPEGKTMGHAGAIVSGSAGTAQAKKEALEAAGVKVGKTPSETATLLREVYAAL
- a CDS encoding FadR/GntR family transcriptional regulator gives rise to the protein MAEKRPTLVDAVVDKVLEHILSGEIKADDALPPEADIAKESGVSRLTAREAMKVLKAQDVVYVKRGLGTFVNPPERWTGLDAIMRSASRGVASDQVALRLLEVRRMVETGAAELAASRHRPADLAALQDSVEQMEAAHHAGDVDALTVADIAFHDTVLRASGNPFVPALLGQLSTLLYAMRRETSAFPDVQRHAIHHHKMVLAAIAAGDPATARSTMDAHITQTFEDYERYLAVSSPSGASAR